One region of Manis pentadactyla isolate mManPen7 chromosome 9, mManPen7.hap1, whole genome shotgun sequence genomic DNA includes:
- the MTA2 gene encoding metastasis-associated protein MTA2 isoform X1 yields the protein MAANMYRVGDYVYFENSSSNPYLVRRIEELNKTANGNVEAKVVCLFRRRDISSSLNSLADSNAREFEEESKQPGVSEQQRHQLKHRELFLSRQFESLPATHIRGKCSVTLLNETDILSQYLEKEDCFFYSLVFDPVQRTLLADQGEIRVGCKYQAEIPDRLAEGESDNRNQQKMEMKVWDPDNPLTDRQIDQFLVVARAVGTFARALDCSSSIRQPSLHMSAAAASRDITLFHAMDTLQRNGYDLAKAMSTLVPQGGPVLCRDEMEEWSASEAMLFEEALEKYGKDFNDIRQDFLPWKSLASIVQFYYMWKTTDRYIQQKRLKAAEADSKLKQVYIPTYTKPNPNQIISVGSKPGMNGAGFQKGLTCESCHTTQSAQWYAWGPPNMQCRLCASCWIYWKKYGGLKTPTQLEGAARGTTEPHSRGHLSRPEAQSLSPYTTSANRAKLLAKNRQTFLLQTTKLTRLARRMCRDLLQPRRAARRPYAPINANAIKAECSIRLPKAAKTPLKIHPLVRLPLATIVKDLVAQAPLKPKTPRGTKTPINRNQLTQNRGLGGIMVKRAYETMAGAGVPFSANGRPLASGIRSGSQPAAKRQKLNPADAPNPVVFVATKDTRALRKALTHVEMRRAARRPNLPLKVKPPLIAVRPSVPLSAPSHPASTNEPIVLED from the exons GGGAGTTTGAGGAGGAATCAAAGCAGCCGGGGGTGTCAGAGCAGCAGCGACATCAATTGAAGCACCGCGAGCTTTTTCTTTCTCGGCAATTTGAATCATTACCAGCTACCCACATACG GGGGAAATGCAGTGTGACCCTCTTGAATGAGACAGATATCTTGAGCCAGTACCTGGAAAAGGAG GACTGTTTTTTTTACTCACTGGTGTTTGACCCTGTGCAGAGGACACTTCTTGCTGATCAGGGGGAGATCAGAGTTGGTTGCAAATACCAAGCTGAGATCCCCGATCGCCTGGCAGAGG GAGAATCTGATAATCGAAACCAACAGAAGATGGAGATGAAGGTCTGGGATCCAGACAACCCTCTAACAGACCGGCAGATTGATCAGTTTCTCGTGGTGGCCCG GGCGGTGGGGACCTTTGCAAGAGCCCTAGATTGCAGTAGCTCCATTCGGCAGCCAAGCCTGCACATGAGTGCAGCTGCTGCCTCCCGAGACATCACCCTG TTTCACGCGATGGATACCTTGCAAAGGAATGGCTATGACCTGGCTAAAGCCATGTCTACCCTGGTGCCCCAGGGGGGCCCGGTGCTGTGTCGGGATGAGATGGAAGAATGGTCTGCCTCAGAGGCCATGCTATTTGAGGAGGCCCTGGAGAAGTATGGGAAGGATTTCAATGATATTCGTCAGGACTTT CTACCCTGGAAGTCACTTGCCAGCATAGTCCAGTTTTATTACATGTGGAAAACCACAGACCGCTATATTCAGCAG AAAAGATTGAAAGCTGCTGAAGCAGACAGCAAACTGAAACAAGTCTATATCCCCACCTA CACTAAGCCAAACCCCAATCAGATCATCTCTGTGGGCTCGAAACCTGGTATGAATGGGGCTGGATTCCAGAAGGGCTTGACTTGCGAGAGCTGCCACA CCACACAGTCTGCCCAGTGGTATGCCTGGGGTCCCCCCAATATGCAGTGCCGCCTCTGTGCTTCCTGTTGGATCTACTGGAAGAAGTATGGGGGACTGAAGACCCCCACCCAGCTTGAGGGGGCTGCTCGGGGCACAACA GAGCCACACTCGAGGGGTCATTTATCCAGACCTGAAGCCCAAAGTCTTTCCCCCTATACAACCAGCGCCAACCGGGCCAAGCTGCTGGCTAAAAACAGGCAAACATTCCTGCTGCAGACCACAAAGCTGACCCGTCTTGCCAGACGCATGTGCAGGGATCTGTTACAGCCGAGGAGGGCTGCCCGAAGACCCTATGCCCCTATCAATGCAAATGCCATCAAGGCAGAGT GCTCCATTCGACTTCCTAAGGCTGCCAAGACTCCACTGAAGATTCACCCTCTGGTGCGGCTGCCCCTGGCAACTATCGTCAAAGATCTGG TGGCCCAGGCACCTCTGAAACCAAAAACACCTCGGGGTACCAAGACACCAATCAACAGAAACCAGCTGACCCAGAACCGGGGCCTGGGAGGCATTATGGTGAAACGGGCCTATGAGACT ATGGCAGGGGCAGGGGTCCCATTCTCTGCCAATGGAAGGCCTCTGGCCTCAGGGATTCGCTCAGGCTCACAGCCAGCAGCCAAGCGTCAGAAACTAAACCCAGCTGATGCCCCCAATCCCGTGGTGTTTGTGGCCACAAAAGATACCAG GGCCCTGCGGAAGGCTCTGACCCATGTGGAAATGCGGCGAGCTGCACGCCGGCCCAACCTGCCCCTGAAGGTGAAGCCACCACTGATTGCAGTGCGGCCCTCCGTCCCTCTCTCTGCACCCTCACATCCTGCCAGCACCAATGAGCCCATTGTCCTGGAGGACTGA
- the MTA2 gene encoding metastasis-associated protein MTA2 isoform X2 gives MEMKVWDPDNPLTDRQIDQFLVVARAVGTFARALDCSSSIRQPSLHMSAAAASRDITLFHAMDTLQRNGYDLAKAMSTLVPQGGPVLCRDEMEEWSASEAMLFEEALEKYGKDFNDIRQDFLPWKSLASIVQFYYMWKTTDRYIQQKRLKAAEADSKLKQVYIPTYTKPNPNQIISVGSKPGMNGAGFQKGLTCESCHTTQSAQWYAWGPPNMQCRLCASCWIYWKKYGGLKTPTQLEGAARGTTEPHSRGHLSRPEAQSLSPYTTSANRAKLLAKNRQTFLLQTTKLTRLARRMCRDLLQPRRAARRPYAPINANAIKAECSIRLPKAAKTPLKIHPLVRLPLATIVKDLVAQAPLKPKTPRGTKTPINRNQLTQNRGLGGIMVKRAYETMAGAGVPFSANGRPLASGIRSGSQPAAKRQKLNPADAPNPVVFVATKDTRALRKALTHVEMRRAARRPNLPLKVKPPLIAVRPSVPLSAPSHPASTNEPIVLED, from the exons ATGGAGATGAAGGTCTGGGATCCAGACAACCCTCTAACAGACCGGCAGATTGATCAGTTTCTCGTGGTGGCCCG GGCGGTGGGGACCTTTGCAAGAGCCCTAGATTGCAGTAGCTCCATTCGGCAGCCAAGCCTGCACATGAGTGCAGCTGCTGCCTCCCGAGACATCACCCTG TTTCACGCGATGGATACCTTGCAAAGGAATGGCTATGACCTGGCTAAAGCCATGTCTACCCTGGTGCCCCAGGGGGGCCCGGTGCTGTGTCGGGATGAGATGGAAGAATGGTCTGCCTCAGAGGCCATGCTATTTGAGGAGGCCCTGGAGAAGTATGGGAAGGATTTCAATGATATTCGTCAGGACTTT CTACCCTGGAAGTCACTTGCCAGCATAGTCCAGTTTTATTACATGTGGAAAACCACAGACCGCTATATTCAGCAG AAAAGATTGAAAGCTGCTGAAGCAGACAGCAAACTGAAACAAGTCTATATCCCCACCTA CACTAAGCCAAACCCCAATCAGATCATCTCTGTGGGCTCGAAACCTGGTATGAATGGGGCTGGATTCCAGAAGGGCTTGACTTGCGAGAGCTGCCACA CCACACAGTCTGCCCAGTGGTATGCCTGGGGTCCCCCCAATATGCAGTGCCGCCTCTGTGCTTCCTGTTGGATCTACTGGAAGAAGTATGGGGGACTGAAGACCCCCACCCAGCTTGAGGGGGCTGCTCGGGGCACAACA GAGCCACACTCGAGGGGTCATTTATCCAGACCTGAAGCCCAAAGTCTTTCCCCCTATACAACCAGCGCCAACCGGGCCAAGCTGCTGGCTAAAAACAGGCAAACATTCCTGCTGCAGACCACAAAGCTGACCCGTCTTGCCAGACGCATGTGCAGGGATCTGTTACAGCCGAGGAGGGCTGCCCGAAGACCCTATGCCCCTATCAATGCAAATGCCATCAAGGCAGAGT GCTCCATTCGACTTCCTAAGGCTGCCAAGACTCCACTGAAGATTCACCCTCTGGTGCGGCTGCCCCTGGCAACTATCGTCAAAGATCTGG TGGCCCAGGCACCTCTGAAACCAAAAACACCTCGGGGTACCAAGACACCAATCAACAGAAACCAGCTGACCCAGAACCGGGGCCTGGGAGGCATTATGGTGAAACGGGCCTATGAGACT ATGGCAGGGGCAGGGGTCCCATTCTCTGCCAATGGAAGGCCTCTGGCCTCAGGGATTCGCTCAGGCTCACAGCCAGCAGCCAAGCGTCAGAAACTAAACCCAGCTGATGCCCCCAATCCCGTGGTGTTTGTGGCCACAAAAGATACCAG GGCCCTGCGGAAGGCTCTGACCCATGTGGAAATGCGGCGAGCTGCACGCCGGCCCAACCTGCCCCTGAAGGTGAAGCCACCACTGATTGCAGTGCGGCCCTCCGTCCCTCTCTCTGCACCCTCACATCCTGCCAGCACCAATGAGCCCATTGTCCTGGAGGACTGA